A portion of the Toxoplasma gondii ME49 chromosome VIIb, whole genome shotgun sequence genome contains these proteins:
- a CDS encoding hypothetical protein (encoded by transcript TGME49_260160), with protein MAAIYVEAGRIFTAIETRRCGLRAALYENGRGEKHNHLIPKICALVCRTMERKDELERLLLSVGLLPSSSPSSSSSSSSSSSSSSSSSSSSSSSSSSSSSSSSSSSSSSSSSSSSSSSSSSSASSPFSSPPSEVDRRFLEMNRGVLFAMAFDFLFGRGTVLGGGQCKRLVVSRLHAAKRANGALTSSGDTGGNGASAETPCARSTPQKRQRNSETAHADRRKKQRSRTSKTETEEGTEAACQEPKEGRETGGLQTMSPEAGDLFPRYLRVAVSRITLQEARRALEASLASSASSPPSSSSSRASFAVSVDPLLPSCGLRVSASAARFLLHHRFVREGLVALQDRASCLAALAAGIGPGDFVLDACAAPGSKTLHALDRLQGRGRLIALERDSKRAATLIRRLLLHGSLQGPYTDPRCRAPLRGSTVPVSAASRAPRDADSSNWRDSKTTKKEEPQPTIYDAYARYASRRPLFFTNVDMSASSASSSCSSPCSLDSTGGRDSTGLPALLVEVRVTDFLSVSGSEPPFCFVEKMILDPSCSGSGLPLHFSTGTRTAASPPRPQEDVPPLPPPSSFSSPSSPPSSPPSSPPSSPASPLSSPLSSPLSSSVSSPSPSCSFASFSPVPEMSRLSRLSPPPGSLARVRQLSRFQGTLLAHALTTFPKLSVCCYSTCSSYVEENEAVVARVLARLGGPAGASDGANTHAVSSDSETKPAGKETESAGTDDRGTKEEATEAAEEETNSGHWRLRRGGEVDLRWYPSLDLLRQMTLKLADEQGEGDGGQKPVKGREAGGEANVQQGHRLTSQSPKKRGGKTSRNGDNAELRGGEGCGESEVAAWRRALASLGSACIRSSPATHFCRGFFLARLERKVTGDPLPRQAIQGSQKRAANGFRQAGTKNVEGSGTGLSSPEYKRRETDETLVSGAVETQKKKGKKKASGSHAAFQKQRLKKGVIVGM; from the exons ATGGCGGCGATCTACGTGGAAGCTGGACGCATTTTCACTGCGATCGAAACTCGCAGATGTGGGCTCAGGGCAGCTCTTTACGAAAatggaagaggagagaaacacaaccATCTCATTCCCAAA ATTTGCGCCCTCGTCTGCCGCACGATGGAACGAAAAGACGAACTCGaacgccttctcctctctgtcggcctcctgccttcttcgtcgccctcttcttcttcctcttcttcttcctcttcttcttcctcttcttcttcctcttcgtcgtcctcttcttcttcctcttcttcttcctcttcttcttcctcttcttcgtcctcttcgtcttcttcttcctcctcttcctcttcatcttcgtcctctgcttcttcgccatTTTCGTCTCCCCCCTCTGAGGTGGACCGTCGCTTCCTGGAGATGAATCGCGGAGTGCTGTTTGCGATGGCTTTCGATTTTCTCTTTGGGCGAGGAACCGTCCTCGGAGGAGGCCAGTGCAAGCGCCTGGTCGTTTCGCGTCTGCACGCCGCGAAACGCGCGAACGGCGCTTTGACGAGCtccggagacaccggaggCAACGGGgcgtctgcggagacaccctGCGCCCGTTCGACGCCtcagaagcgacagcgaaaCTCAGAGACGGCTCACGCCGACCGCcgcaaaaaacagaggagcAGAACCTCAAAAACGGAGACCGAAGAAGGTACCGAAGCCGCATGTCAAGAACCgaaggaaggacgagagaccGGCGGTTTGCAAACCATGTCGCCGGAGGCAGGGGACCTCTTCCCGAGGTATCTGCGAGTGGCTGTGAGTCGAATCACCCTCCAGGAAGCTCGGAGAGCACTTGAAGCGTCCTTggcttcctcggcttcttctcccccttcgtcgtcttcttcgcgcgctTCTTTTGCGGTCTCGGTGGACCCCCTTCTGCCTTCGTGTGGGCTGAGagtttctgcgtctgccgctcgcttcctcctccacCACCGGTTTGTCCGCGAAGGTCTCGTCGCTCTGCAGGACCGCGCGAGCTGCCTGGCCGCCCTGGCCGCAGGAATCGGTCCTGGAGACTTTGTGCTCGATGCCTGTGCCGCGCCCGGCAGCAAAACGCTCCACGCGCTAG ATCGCCTGCAAGGCCGGGGGCGCCTGATCGCGCTTGAGCGAGACTCGAAGAGAGCCGCGACGCTGAttcggcgtctccttctccacggAAGTCTCCAAGGTCCGTACACAGACCCTCGCTGTCGCGCACCGTTGCGGGGGTCGACTGTCCCCGTTTCGGCTGCCTCACGCGCGCCTCGCGACGCCGATTCTAGTAACTGGAGAGACTCCAAAAcaacaaagaaggaagaaccaCAACCGACCATCTACGACGCCTACGCTCGGTACGCTTCGCGGCGACCTCTTTTTTTCACAAATGTCGACATGTCAGCGtcttccgcttcgtcttcttgttcttctccttgttccttGGACTCGACTGGGGGGAGAGATTCGACGGGGCTTCCCGCCCTGTTGGTGGAGGTTCGAGTGACGGACTTCCTGAGCGTCTCAGGTTCGGAGCCTCCCTTTTGCTTCGTCGAAAAAATGATTCTCGACCCCTCCTGCTCCGGCAGTGGACTCCCCCTTCATTTCTCCACTGGCACCCGCACCGCCGCGTCTCCGCCAAGACCACAGGAGGAcgtgcctcctcttcctccgccctcttcgttttcgtctccttcttctccgccttcttctccgccttcttctccgccttcttctccggcttctcctttgtcttctcctttgtcttctcctttgtcttcatctgtttcttcgccttctccttcctgttcgTTTGCCAGCTTTTCTCCGGTGCCCGAGATGTCGCGTTTGTCTCGACTGTCGCCGCCGCCAGGGAGTCTGGCGCGCGTGCGGCAGCTCTCGCGTTTTCAGGGAACGTtgctcgcgcatgcactcacgACTTTCCCCAAGCTGTCTGTCTGCTGCTACTCGACATGTTCGTCCTATgtcgaggagaacgaggccgTCGTCGCCCGCGTCTTGGCGCGGCTCGGAGGCCCCGCGGGGGCTTCCGACGGAGCAAATACGCATGCCGTTTCCTCcgacagcgagacgaagccagcaggaaaagagacagagtcaGCGGGGACAGACGACCGAGGaacaaaggaagaagcaacagaagcagcagaagaagagacgaactcTGGACACTGGAGATTgcggcgaggaggagaagtcGATCTGAGGTGGTATCCGTCGCTGGACCTTCTGAGGCAGATGACCCTCAAACTGGCTGACGAACAGGGAGAAGGTGACGGAGGCCAGAAGCCAGTGAAAGGACGGGAAGCAggcggagaagcgaacgTTCAGCAGGGTCACCGCTTGACGTCTCAATCTCcgaagaaaaggggaggaaagacgtcgaggaacggagacaacGCTGAGCTTCGTGGAGGCGAAGGCTGTGGGGAAAGCGAGGTCGCAGCTTGGCGACGCGCCCTCGCGTCCCtcggctctgcatgcattcgctCGAGTCCAGCGACTCATTTCTGTCGGGGATTTTTCCTTGCTAGACTCGAACGCAAAGTGACAGGCGACCCGCTTCCAAGGCAAGCCATTCAAGGCAGCCAGAAAAGAGCAGCGAACGGATTTCGACAAGCAGGAACGAAAAATGTTGAAGGGAGCGGAACAGGACTCAGCAGCCCCGAATacaagaggcgagagacagatgagACACTTGTCTCCGGTGcggtggagacgcagaagaagaaggggaagaagaaggcctcAGGTTCACATGCCGCTTTtcagaaacagagactcaAGAAGGGAGTTATCGTGGGCATGTAA
- a CDS encoding elongation factor EF-G, putative (encoded by transcript TGME49_260170), with protein MQSNKKMATTAKAFHAFRRPRCQALFGVRAPASRSPSFLSSFSSPSSPTPLSSLSSLSSLSSLSSSRSPLSASSSIAELAECPDTLLSHLCLALRGASACSARQFSSSLASLSPSSASSLASLRAHSPARFSTQTGRLAASLSHRRSFSSGHPEHMRFLRNIGISAHIDSGKTTLTERILFYTGRIAAIHEVRGSDGVGAKMDSMELEREKGITIQSAATYCSWTLREGAAPAPASGKAAAAPKLDGQMYNINIIDTPGHVDFTIEVERALRVLDGAVLVCCGVAGVQSQTLTVDRQMKRYSVPRLIFVNKLDRDGADPQRALTALRRKLAITTCPLQIPIGLEGRHKGVVDIVRRQAVYFDGAYGEKVRVDSEIPAALRSPLEDARAELLETLADLDDSFAEIYLECEDQCTETQIDEAIRRATLQRKFVPLLMGSAKGNKGVQPLLDAVCRYLPAPYEIPQVAYDQDKQEEEVPLHADPKKSLVALAFKIQELPVGQLTYLRLYQGKLKKGDSVVNVSTQKRSSPIKRILQMHADEAREVPHAVAGDIVAVSGLECNSGTTFTSDAASRLSLSSMFVPEPVVSLSVNVKKKDDQQRFAKALNRFQREDPTFRMTVDEESKETLISGMGELHLQIYLERMSREYRLTVETGEPKVNFRETVTQRTPFEYTHKKQSGGAGQYGKVEGYFEPIATNSEEIDTNSPIEFRSELVGNDIPPNFIPSIEKGFRETAKKGFLCGHPIINMRVVLKGGKAHDVDSSDIAFRLAAAGALREFYESACPIVLEPIMSVQVTVPAEFLAAGLGTVSRRKGTVTNTTRQGDTVLLEAEVPLKNMFGYITDLRSCTQGQGEFTMDFDRYQPMLSTEQDDLRAAYQAQLQKKGGK; from the exons atgcagagcaacAAGAAAATGGCGACTACTGCGAAAGCGTTCCATGCCTTTCGGAGGCCGCGATGTCAGGCACTCTTCGGCGTAAGAGCGCCGGCCTCTCGATCgccctcctttctctcttccttctcgtctccttcctcccccactcctctctcttctctctcttctctctcttctctctcttctctctcttcgtctcgttcgcctctttctgcgtcgtcttcgatAGCTGAACTGGCCGAGTGTCCAGACACCCTGCTGTCGCATCTCTGCCTCGCCCTGCGCGGCGCTTCTGCGTGTTCGGCTCGCCaattttcctcttctctcgcttcgctctctccttcgtcagcctcctccctcgcctcgCTCCGCGCCCATTCGCCTGCGCGCTTTTCGACGCAGACAGGGCgtctcgccgcctctctctctcaccggAGATCGTTCTCTTCCGGACATCCCGAGCACATGCGCTTCCTCAGAAACATTGGAATAAGTGCACACATCGACAGTGGAAAGACAACTCTGACAGAGCGCATCCTATTCTATACAG gCCGCATTGCGGCAATCCACGAAGTCCGCGGAAGCGACGGCGTCGGCGCCAAGATGGACAGCATGGAGCTCGAGCGCGAGAAAG GAATCACCATCCAGTCGGCGGCGACGTACTGTTCGTGGACCTTGCGCGAGGGTGCAGCGCCTGCGCCTGCGTCGGGGAAAGCGGCGGCCGCGCCGAAACTGGACGGGCAGATGTACAACATCAACATCATCGATACTCCTGGTCATGTGGACTTCACCATCGAGGTCGAGCGAGCGCTGCGAGTTCTAGACGGAGCTGTGCTGGTCTGCTGCGGCGTCGCGGGCGTCCAGAGCCAGACGCTCACGGTCGATCGCCAGATGAAACG CTACTCTGTGCCTCGCCTGATTTTCGTCAACAAACTCGACCGCGATGGAGCCGATCCGCAACGAGCTCTCACGGCGCTCCGCAGAAAACTGGCAATTACGACATGTCCTCTCCAA ATTCCGATTGGTCTCGAGGGTCGCCACAAGGGCGTGGTGGACATTGTGCGTCGCCAGGCAGTTTACTTCGACGGCGCGTATGGCGAGAAAGTCCGCGTTGACTCGGAGATCCCCGCGGCTCTCCGCTCTCCCCTCGAGGACGCGCGAGCGGAGCTCCTCGAGACCCTCGCCGACTTGGACGACAGCTTCGCGGAGATCTACCTCGAGTGCGAAGACCAGTGTACAGAAACGCAAATCGACGAGGCCATTCGCAGAGCGACTCTCCAGCGGAAGTTCGTCCCCCTCCTTATGGGCTCGGCCAAGGGCAACAAGGGCGTCCAGCCTCTCCTGGACGCAGTCTGCAGATACTTGCCTGCGCCCT ATGAAATTCCTCAGGTAGCCTACGACCAAGACaaacaggaggaagaagtcccgctgcatgcagatccgAAGAAAAGCCTGGTGGCGCTGGCTTTCAAAATTCAG GAGTTGCCTGTTGGTCAGCTCACGTATCTCCGTCTGTATCAGGGGAAGCTCAAGAAAGGCGACTCTGTGGTGAACGTATCGACCCAGAAGAGGTCTTCTCCGATCAAGCGCAttctgcagatgcatgcagacgaagcgcgagaagTACCACACGCGGTCGCGGGAGACATCGTCGCTGTGAGTGGGTTGGAGTGCAACAGTGGAACAACGTTCACATCCGACGcagcttcgcgtctctctctcagctcCATGTTCGTCCCCGAGCCggtcgtgtctctctccgtaaACGTAAAAAAGAAAGATGACCAGCAACGCTTTGCCAAGGCCCTCAATCGCTTCCAACGCGAAGACCCGACCTTCCG AATGACGGTCGACGAGGAgtcgaaggagacgctgaTTTCCGGGATGGGGGAACTGCACTTGCAGATTTACTTGGAGCGCATGAGCAGAGAATATCGACTGACTGTGGAGACGGGAGAACCCAAAGTGAACTTCCGTGAAACGGTGACTCAGAGAACACCCTTCGAATATACGCACAAGAAACAATCTGGCGGTGCGGGGCAGTACGGGAAGGTTGAAGGCTACTTCGAGCCCATCGCCACAAATAGCGAGGAGATCGACACCAACTCCCCCATTGAGTTCAGGAGTGAACTG gTGGGCAACGACATTCCACCGAACTTCATTCCAAGCATCGAGAAAGGTTTCAGAGAAACCGCAAAGAAAGGCTTTCTTTGCGGCCATCCCATCATCAACATGCGCGTCGTGCTTAAGGGTGGCAAAGCCCACGATGTCGACTCTTCAGATATCGCCTTCCGTCTCGCCGCCGCCGGCGCCCTACG AGAGTTCTACGAGTCGGCATGCCCGATTGTCTTGGAGCCCATCATGTCGGTGCAAGTGACGGTTCCTGCTGAGTTCTTGGCGGCAGGTTTGGGGACGGTCAGTCGCCGAAAGGGAACGGTGACGAACACGACTCGCCAGGGAGACACAGTGCTTCTCGAGGCTGAAGTCCCGCTGAAAAACATGTTTGGATACATCACGGATCTCCGCTCCTGCACCCAGGGCCAGGGCGAATTCACCATGGACTTCGACCGGTACCAGCCGATGTTGTCGACTGAGCAGGATGACCTCCGGGCCGCCTACCaggcgcagctgcagaagaagggaggaaagtAG